The Humidesulfovibrio mexicanus genome window below encodes:
- a CDS encoding radical SAM protein, with amino-acid sequence MSTAKHIEPCLVYADERGNIYDHPDLLMLCRRGSELTLPRPDELIPLPEDSEFFLLPGRGALGLDPATGQVEELEELAVAVFASPAHTLSASAAYQARPGAPVLPLFAYGAVGFYEGRFYVCARRVDQDRRQEFACVPRERIEAGARKLLAEFPKNRLVRHLTGCALTYGCPAAKNLALGRFEAPLPTSRTCNARCVGCISHQPEDSGFPSNQNRITFKPTEREIVEVMLRHQGKERRPIYSFGQGCEGEPLTEAALLGASIARFRKQGGRGTVNINTNASLPGTLPELRSAGLDSIRVSLNSVRKGPYEAYYRPNGYRFEDVLESIRAAKGLGMFVSLNLLYFPGVTDCENEWDALDAVVRETRLDLIQLRNLNLDPELAMRLLGGFDSGPCMGLANFMKRLRKSNPHLRFGYFNPYLEPEGGQ; translated from the coding sequence ATGAGCACCGCCAAGCACATCGAACCCTGTCTGGTCTATGCCGACGAGCGCGGCAACATCTACGATCATCCGGACCTGCTGATGCTTTGCCGCCGCGGGTCGGAGCTGACCCTGCCCCGGCCCGACGAGCTGATTCCCCTGCCCGAGGACAGCGAGTTCTTTCTGCTGCCCGGCCGGGGGGCGCTGGGGCTGGACCCGGCCACCGGACAGGTGGAGGAGCTGGAGGAACTGGCCGTGGCCGTGTTCGCCAGCCCGGCCCACACGCTCTCGGCCTCGGCCGCATACCAGGCCAGGCCCGGCGCGCCGGTGCTGCCGCTCTTTGCCTATGGGGCCGTTGGGTTTTACGAGGGGCGCTTCTACGTCTGCGCGCGGCGCGTGGACCAGGACCGCAGGCAGGAATTCGCCTGCGTGCCCAGGGAACGCATCGAGGCCGGGGCGCGCAAGCTGTTGGCCGAATTCCCCAAGAACCGCCTGGTGCGGCATCTGACCGGCTGCGCCCTGACCTACGGCTGCCCGGCGGCCAAGAATCTGGCCCTGGGCCGCTTCGAGGCCCCGCTGCCCACCTCGCGCACGTGCAACGCCCGCTGCGTGGGCTGCATTTCGCATCAGCCCGAGGACTCCGGCTTTCCCTCCAACCAGAACCGCATCACCTTCAAGCCCACGGAGCGCGAGATCGTGGAGGTGATGCTGCGGCATCAAGGCAAGGAGCGCCGCCCCATTTATTCCTTCGGCCAGGGCTGCGAAGGCGAGCCGCTCACCGAGGCCGCGCTCCTTGGCGCGTCCATTGCGCGCTTCCGCAAGCAGGGCGGCCGGGGCACGGTGAACATCAACACCAACGCCAGCCTGCCCGGTACGCTGCCGGAACTCCGCTCCGCCGGGCTGGACTCCATCCGCGTGAGCCTGAACAGCGTGCGCAAGGGCCCCTACGAGGCCTACTACCGCCCCAACGGCTACCGCTTCGAGGACGTGCTGGAGAGCATCCGCGCGGCCAAGGGCCTGGGCATGTTCGTGTCGCTGAACCTGCTGTATTTTCCCGGCGTCACCGACTGCGAGAACGAGTGGGACGCCCTGGACGCCGTGGTGCGGGAGACACGCCTCGACCTCATCCAGCTGCGCAACCTGAACCTGGACCCGGAGCTGGCCATGAGGCTGCTGGGCGGCTTCGACTCCGGCCCGTGCATGGGCCTGGCCAACTTCATGAAGCGGCTCAGGAAGTCCAATCCGCACCTGCGGTTCGGCTATTTCAATCCCTACCTGGAGCCGGAGGGCGGGCAATAG
- a CDS encoding pyridoxal phosphate-dependent aminotransferase: MELESRLSRRVKRIKISATKEMPMIAAAVGGCVSLGQGIPSFKTPEHVVDAVARALRDDPGAGKYSLQPGMPELRRAVAELLAAEKGLRADPEREVAITVGGMEALLCAMLTLVGPGDEVIVPEPFYPSHVEQILMAEGTPVFAPLRRADWSLDPDAVEAAVTPRTKAIVISHPHNPTGAVWAERDLRRVAELAIRNKVFVICDDTYDALAYDGASAFSLASLPELRHLLVGVFSFSKRFALTGWRVGFAWAREPLLNQMLKIHDAAAICAPTPAQIAALASLTGPQDTYAAMRAQLEQRRDLICSRLSAMPGMAHVRPGGAFYVMARPGLPQGAVADSRELAIRLIREARVITIPGGAFGPGGEGHVRLSFGGDEAEINEACDRLSAWSAGL, encoded by the coding sequence ATGGAGCTTGAGTCCCGGCTGTCCCGTCGCGTGAAGCGCATCAAGATTTCCGCCACCAAGGAGATGCCCATGATCGCCGCGGCCGTGGGCGGCTGCGTGTCCCTGGGCCAGGGCATTCCCTCCTTTAAGACCCCGGAGCACGTGGTGGACGCGGTGGCGCGCGCCCTGCGCGACGATCCGGGCGCGGGCAAGTATTCGCTGCAACCGGGAATGCCGGAGCTTCGGCGCGCCGTGGCCGAGCTGCTTGCGGCCGAGAAGGGCCTGCGCGCCGACCCGGAGCGCGAGGTGGCCATCACCGTGGGCGGCATGGAGGCGCTTTTGTGCGCCATGCTCACCCTGGTCGGCCCCGGCGACGAGGTCATCGTGCCCGAACCCTTCTATCCCTCCCACGTGGAGCAGATCCTCATGGCCGAGGGCACGCCGGTGTTCGCCCCCCTGCGCCGGGCGGACTGGAGCCTGGACCCGGACGCCGTGGAGGCGGCCGTGACCCCGCGCACCAAGGCCATCGTCATTTCCCACCCGCACAACCCCACGGGCGCGGTGTGGGCGGAGAGGGACCTGCGCAGGGTGGCCGAGCTGGCCATCCGCAACAAGGTCTTCGTCATCTGCGACGACACCTACGACGCCCTGGCCTATGACGGCGCATCCGCCTTCAGCCTGGCCAGCTTGCCGGAACTGCGCCATCTGCTGGTGGGCGTGTTCAGCTTCTCCAAGCGTTTTGCCCTCACCGGCTGGCGCGTGGGGTTCGCCTGGGCGCGCGAGCCGCTGCTGAACCAGATGCTCAAGATCCACGACGCCGCGGCCATCTGCGCGCCCACCCCGGCGCAGATCGCGGCCCTGGCCTCGCTCACTGGGCCGCAGGACACGTATGCCGCCATGCGCGCGCAGCTTGAGCAGCGCCGCGACCTCATCTGCTCCAGGCTTTCGGCCATGCCGGGCATGGCCCATGTGCGGCCCGGCGGGGCGTTCTACGTCATGGCCCGGCCAGGTCTGCCCCAAGGGGCCGTGGCCGATTCCCGCGAACTGGCCATCCGCCTCATCCGCGAGGCGCGCGTCATCACCATCCCCGGCGGGGCCTTCGGTCCCGGCGGCGAGGGCCACGTGCGCCTGTCCTTCGGCGGCGACGAGGCCGAAATCAACGAGGCCTGCGACCGGCTTTCCGCCTGGTCCGCCGGACTGTAA
- a CDS encoding amino acid ABC transporter permease, translated as MEGLWTSVLVIVPSALLGVVIGISAGVLRVYGPKPVRLLANGYVSLFRGTPLVVQVFFWYFALPYISFNGPGIVLDPIEAAVLSFGLCSGAYQSEYIRGGLNSIKRGQIRAALALGMTTRQAVMSIVLPQAFRRALPGCGNEIIYLIKYSSLASIITVNELTGTATTIAKNTWRNIEVFCTLGVYYLVLVTIASWLLRLAEDAMSVPGFERPRT; from the coding sequence ATGGAGGGCCTGTGGACCAGCGTGCTGGTCATCGTGCCCTCGGCCCTGCTCGGCGTCGTCATCGGCATCAGCGCCGGCGTGCTGCGCGTGTACGGGCCCAAGCCCGTGCGCCTGCTGGCCAACGGCTACGTGTCGCTGTTCCGGGGCACGCCGCTGGTGGTGCAGGTGTTCTTCTGGTATTTCGCGCTGCCCTACATCAGCTTCAACGGACCGGGCATCGTGCTCGACCCCATCGAGGCGGCGGTGCTCTCCTTCGGCCTGTGCAGCGGCGCCTACCAGAGCGAGTACATCCGGGGCGGCTTGAACTCCATCAAGCGCGGGCAGATACGCGCGGCCCTGGCCCTGGGCATGACCACCCGGCAGGCGGTCATGAGCATCGTGCTGCCCCAGGCCTTCCGCCGGGCGCTTCCCGGCTGCGGCAACGAGATCATCTACCTCATCAAGTACTCGTCGCTCGCCTCCATCATCACGGTCAACGAACTCACCGGCACGGCCACCACCATCGCCAAGAACACCTGGCGCAACATCGAGGTGTTCTGCACCCTTGGCGTGTACTATCTGGTGCTGGTGACCATCGCCTCCTGGCTTCTGCGCCTGGCCGAGGACGCCATGAGCGTGCCCGGCTTCGAGCGGCCCAGAACGTAA
- a CDS encoding amino acid ABC transporter permease, whose product MNFSIAFNAAADALPYMLGGVGWTVGLIVGAMLLGLALGVPLSVLQVYGPKPVRRAVSVYVWLFRGVPILVQLYIFYFGLLAWLSQLPVLAGLGLDSPFVAAVLVLGLTSSAYQSQIFRGAIQSLPAGQLKAARALGMTDAQAIRTIILPQALRLSIPGWSNEYSILLKDSALAFTIGVVEIMARMRAIASTTREPVSMAFLAGIIFFVLTWVGVKALAMLENKVRIAGYTRQGAA is encoded by the coding sequence ATGAACTTTTCCATCGCCTTCAACGCCGCCGCCGATGCCCTGCCCTACATGCTGGGCGGAGTGGGCTGGACGGTGGGGCTCATCGTCGGAGCCATGCTGCTGGGCCTGGCCCTGGGCGTGCCGCTCTCGGTGCTTCAGGTCTACGGGCCGAAACCCGTGCGCCGGGCGGTGTCGGTGTATGTCTGGCTGTTTCGCGGCGTGCCCATCCTGGTGCAGCTCTACATCTTTTATTTCGGCCTGCTGGCCTGGCTGTCGCAGCTGCCGGTCCTTGCGGGCCTCGGGCTCGACAGCCCCTTCGTGGCCGCCGTTTTGGTGCTTGGCCTCACCTCCAGCGCCTACCAGTCGCAGATTTTCCGCGGGGCCATCCAATCGCTTCCCGCAGGCCAGCTCAAGGCCGCGCGCGCGCTGGGCATGACCGACGCCCAGGCCATCCGGACCATCATCCTGCCACAGGCGCTCCGGCTTTCCATCCCCGGCTGGAGCAACGAATACTCCATCCTGCTCAAGGATTCCGCGCTGGCCTTCACCATCGGGGTGGTGGAGATCATGGCCCGTATGCGCGCCATCGCCTCCACCACGCGCGAGCCCGTGAGCATGGCCTTTTTGGCCGGCATCATCTTCTTCGTCCTTACCTGGGTGGGGGTGAAGGCCCTGGCAATGCTGGAAAACAAGGTCCGCATCGCGGGCTATACGCGCCAAGGAGCAGCCTGA
- a CDS encoding FAD-binding oxidoreductase has product MRHPGAPSPETLELLKHEFGADLLTAPKELDARSRDDSGVRLPPAAVLLARSTAQVARLLSLANERLFAVVPRGAGTGLAGGCLAETGGVVLDLSAMNRILSIDCDSVTATVEPGVLTGALRSAAKDKGLFYPPDPASLETSTIGGNAATNAGGPACVKYGTTRDYVLGLTAVLPTGEVVRTGTATRKGVVGYDLTRLLVGSEGTLGVITQLTLKLLPHPQTQRCLAAVFPGLDAAMGAVIAVMTRGHLPAAMEFLDARCLKLVGDLLPEHVRARLSGGGEALALMECDGSPDEAARGVAAIEDICRELGALAILPAPDEAAREAVWAVRRSVSTRIHEACAVYVPEDIAVPIGRIAHMVAALPEVERRFGVDIFAFGHAGDGNIHLNLTSPDEAARPRVEAAAEDCVRLALALGGTMSGEHGVGLAKRAMLPLEIEPVSLRVQRGIKGLLDPKNILNPGKLFPDDAEEVGHGA; this is encoded by the coding sequence ATGCGGCACCCTGGCGCGCCCAGCCCCGAAACCCTGGAACTGCTCAAGCACGAATTCGGAGCGGATCTGCTTACCGCGCCGAAGGAACTGGACGCCCGCAGCCGCGACGATTCCGGTGTGCGTCTGCCGCCCGCAGCCGTGCTGCTGGCCAGAAGCACGGCCCAGGTGGCCCGCCTGCTTTCGTTGGCCAACGAGCGCCTGTTCGCCGTGGTCCCGCGCGGGGCGGGCACGGGCCTGGCCGGCGGCTGCCTGGCCGAGACCGGCGGCGTGGTGCTGGACCTGAGCGCCATGAACCGCATCCTGTCCATCGACTGCGACTCGGTCACCGCCACGGTGGAGCCGGGCGTGCTGACCGGCGCGCTGCGCAGTGCGGCCAAAGACAAGGGCCTCTTCTACCCGCCGGACCCGGCCAGCCTGGAGACCAGCACCATCGGCGGCAACGCGGCCACCAACGCGGGCGGCCCGGCCTGCGTCAAGTACGGCACCACGCGCGACTACGTGCTGGGCCTTACCGCCGTTCTGCCCACGGGCGAGGTGGTGCGCACGGGCACGGCCACGCGCAAGGGCGTGGTGGGCTACGACCTCACCCGGCTTTTGGTGGGCAGCGAGGGCACGCTGGGGGTCATCACGCAGTTGACGCTGAAGCTTTTGCCGCACCCGCAGACCCAGCGGTGTCTGGCGGCGGTGTTTCCCGGCCTGGACGCGGCCATGGGCGCGGTCATTGCCGTGATGACGCGCGGGCACCTGCCCGCGGCCATGGAGTTCCTGGACGCCCGCTGCCTCAAGCTTGTGGGCGACCTGCTGCCGGAGCACGTGCGCGCGCGGCTTTCCGGCGGCGGCGAGGCCCTGGCGCTCATGGAGTGCGACGGCTCGCCGGACGAGGCTGCGCGCGGCGTGGCCGCCATTGAGGACATTTGCCGGGAACTGGGCGCGCTGGCCATTCTGCCCGCGCCGGACGAGGCCGCGCGCGAGGCCGTGTGGGCCGTGCGCCGCAGCGTCAGCACGCGCATCCACGAGGCCTGCGCCGTGTACGTCCCGGAGGACATCGCCGTGCCCATCGGCCGCATCGCGCACATGGTGGCCGCCCTGCCCGAGGTGGAGCGGCGCTTCGGCGTGGACATCTTCGCCTTCGGCCACGCGGGCGATGGGAACATCCATTTGAACCTGACCTCACCGGACGAGGCGGCCCGGCCGCGCGTGGAAGCCGCGGCCGAGGACTGCGTGCGCCTGGCGCTGGCCCTTGGCGGCACCATGAGCGGCGAACACGGCGTGGGCCTGGCCAAGCGGGCCATGCTGCCCCTGGAGATCGAGCCCGTAAGCCTGCGCGTGCAGCGGGGCATCAAGGGCCTGCTGGACCCGAAGAACATCTTGAATCCGGGCAAGCTGTTCCCGGACGACGCAGAGGAGGTGGGCCATGGAGCTTGA
- a CDS encoding ABC transporter substrate-binding protein, whose translation MKRFAFALAMVLGLALVGCQKAPEKAADNATENATAAEVKTLVNGIDGGGFPPYAYVDKEGKTVGFDVEAIEWIGKKMGFKVAHQPVEWSAIIPALEAKKIDMICSGMSATAERAQRVNFSDPYYQVTQVLVVKGDNKATLEQMLTTGKKIGVQRGTVTAKYLEELSKKPGMKFTLVQYDSTDLSMQDLPVGRIDGSGMDNTIAKDVLKKDQNLKVVGTFDAEPENYGYAVRKDDAELLAKINEGLKLLMADPYWQELKKKYDIE comes from the coding sequence ATGAAACGTTTCGCATTCGCTCTCGCCATGGTTCTGGGCCTGGCCCTCGTGGGCTGCCAGAAGGCGCCCGAGAAGGCCGCCGACAACGCCACGGAGAACGCCACCGCCGCCGAGGTGAAGACCCTCGTCAACGGCATCGATGGCGGCGGCTTCCCGCCCTACGCCTACGTGGACAAGGAAGGCAAGACCGTGGGCTTCGACGTGGAGGCCATCGAGTGGATCGGCAAGAAGATGGGCTTCAAGGTCGCGCACCAGCCCGTGGAGTGGAGCGCCATCATCCCCGCCCTTGAGGCCAAGAAGATCGACATGATCTGCTCCGGCATGAGCGCCACCGCCGAGCGCGCCCAGCGCGTGAACTTTTCCGATCCCTACTACCAGGTGACCCAGGTGCTGGTGGTGAAGGGCGACAACAAGGCCACCCTGGAGCAGATGCTCACCACCGGCAAGAAGATCGGCGTGCAGCGCGGCACCGTCACCGCCAAGTACCTGGAGGAACTCTCCAAGAAGCCCGGCATGAAGTTCACGCTGGTGCAGTACGACTCCACCGACCTTTCCATGCAGGACCTGCCCGTGGGCCGCATCGACGGCTCCGGCATGGACAACACCATCGCCAAGGACGTGCTCAAGAAGGACCAGAACCTGAAGGTCGTCGGCACCTTCGACGCCGAGCCCGAGAACTACGGCTACGCCGTGCGCAAGGACGACGCCGAGCTGCTGGCCAAGATCAACGAGGGCCTGAAGCTCCTCATGGCCGACCCCTACTGGCAGGAACTCAAGAAGAAGTACGACATCGAGTAG
- a CDS encoding sulfite exporter TauE/SafE family protein — translation MLFEVAGVEVSPWVPPLVSLVISFFTSMGGVSGAFLLLPFQMSVLGYTAPSVSATNQFYNIVAIPSGVWRFLREGRMVWPLTWAVVAGTLPGVLIGAVVRVRYLPDARNFKLFMACVLLYIGARMALDLVRQLRRAAGGTPAAGERLGLRPQSGREPHGQRPACVRVLQRGRSRIAYEFQGETYDVSAWGILALALVVGVIGGTYGIGGGAIIAPFLVSFFGLPVYTVAGASLMGTFITSVAGVAFYQAIAPFYPDMSVAPDWLLGLLFGLGGIVGMYLGARCQKFVPARYIKWMLSGLLVFLALKYAGDSLR, via the coding sequence ATGCTCTTCGAGGTCGCGGGCGTCGAAGTTTCCCCCTGGGTGCCCCCGCTGGTGTCGCTGGTCATCTCGTTCTTCACCAGCATGGGCGGGGTGTCCGGCGCGTTCCTGCTTCTGCCCTTTCAGATGAGCGTGCTGGGCTATACGGCCCCTTCCGTCAGCGCCACCAACCAGTTCTACAACATTGTGGCCATTCCCAGCGGGGTCTGGCGCTTCCTGCGCGAAGGACGAATGGTCTGGCCGCTCACCTGGGCGGTGGTCGCGGGGACCCTGCCGGGAGTGCTCATCGGCGCCGTGGTGCGGGTGCGCTACCTGCCCGATGCGCGCAATTTCAAGCTCTTCATGGCCTGCGTACTGCTGTACATCGGCGCGCGCATGGCCCTGGACCTGGTGCGGCAGCTGCGCCGCGCGGCAGGCGGAACACCGGCCGCCGGGGAACGCCTCGGACTCCGGCCACAGTCCGGGCGCGAGCCCCATGGGCAAAGGCCCGCCTGCGTGCGGGTGCTGCAACGCGGCCGCTCGCGCATCGCCTACGAATTCCAGGGCGAAACCTACGACGTCTCCGCCTGGGGCATACTGGCCCTGGCCCTGGTGGTGGGCGTCATCGGCGGCACCTACGGCATCGGCGGCGGCGCCATCATCGCGCCCTTCCTCGTGTCCTTCTTCGGTTTGCCGGTCTACACGGTGGCGGGCGCGTCCCTCATGGGCACCTTCATCACCTCCGTGGCCGGGGTGGCCTTCTACCAAGCCATTGCGCCCTTCTACCCGGACATGTCCGTGGCCCCGGACTGGCTGCTCGGCCTGCTCTTCGGCCTGGGCGGCATAGTGGGCATGTACCTGGGCGCGCGCTGCCAAAAGTTCGTGCCCGCGCGCTACATCAAGTGGATGCTCTCAGGCCTGCTGGTTTTCCTGGCGCTCAAGTACGCGGGGGACTCCCTGCGCTAG
- a CDS encoding TOBE domain-containing protein, whose protein sequence is MQNPRKSPRTERDEAAHSASRAETRSLDEAQVARLEQSFRSWMESSRRRADAVSRRRLWLIFLLLRSTGARLGEVLGLDPTRDLQLDGERPVARFGPNGEGREVPLPTDVAKALREALADPTLALDAARLFDMDQGHVRRKFYERAAAAGLPRELASPSVLRRSRARHLMRQDVPLPVVQRLLGQSSADLTAAFSDYTDDEAGRIVEDYLKREERRKSSARNRFFGAVSRVVEGPVVASVEITSLGGFTVTSVVTRESVERLGIRPGVLATADIKAPWVQLCAGENEPVCSAENSYPAVVRRVLTGEGQGDQVSAEVTAELSDGTRLAAVVTLESVRRLGLTVGSPVWASFGAFSVILNFG, encoded by the coding sequence ATGCAGAATCCCCGGAAATCTCCGCGAACGGAAAGGGACGAAGCGGCGCATTCCGCTTCCAGGGCCGAGACCCGCAGCCTCGACGAGGCCCAGGTGGCCCGGCTGGAGCAGTCCTTCCGCTCCTGGATGGAGTCTTCGCGCCGCAGGGCGGACGCGGTGTCGCGCCGTCGGCTGTGGCTGATCTTTCTGCTTCTGCGCTCTACCGGCGCGCGTCTGGGGGAGGTGCTGGGGCTTGATCCGACCCGCGACCTGCAGCTTGACGGTGAACGGCCCGTGGCGCGCTTCGGCCCCAACGGGGAGGGCCGCGAGGTGCCCCTGCCCACGGACGTGGCCAAGGCCCTGCGCGAGGCCCTGGCCGATCCCACCCTTGCGCTGGACGCGGCCAGGCTTTTCGACATGGACCAGGGCCATGTGCGCCGCAAGTTCTACGAGCGCGCCGCGGCGGCCGGGCTCCCGCGCGAGCTGGCCAGCCCCAGCGTGCTCAGGCGTTCGCGGGCGCGGCACCTCATGCGCCAGGACGTGCCCCTGCCCGTGGTGCAGCGCCTGCTCGGCCAGTCCTCGGCGGATTTGACCGCGGCCTTCTCCGACTACACCGACGACGAGGCCGGGCGCATCGTGGAGGACTACCTGAAGCGCGAGGAGCGGCGCAAGTCCAGCGCGCGCAACCGCTTCTTCGGCGCGGTCAGCCGGGTGGTCGAAGGCCCCGTGGTGGCCAGCGTGGAGATCACCAGCCTGGGCGGCTTCACGGTGACGAGCGTCGTCACCCGCGAGAGCGTGGAGCGCCTCGGCATCCGGCCCGGCGTGCTGGCCACGGCGGACATCAAGGCCCCCTGGGTGCAGCTCTGCGCAGGGGAGAACGAGCCCGTGTGCAGCGCGGAGAACAGCTATCCTGCCGTGGTGCGCCGCGTCCTCACGGGGGAAGGCCAGGGCGACCAGGTTTCGGCCGAAGTCACGGCCGAACTGTCCGACGGCACCCGGCTGGCCGCCGTGGTCACCCTTGAGAGCGTGCGGCGGCTGGGTTTGACCGTGGGCTCGCCCGTGTGGGCCAGCTTCGGCGCGTTTTCGGTGATCCTGAACTTCGGCTAG
- the amrS gene encoding AmmeMemoRadiSam system radical SAM enzyme produces the protein MPRVAHPARLWKPLKAGVVQCRLCSHFCAIKPGGRGLCAVRENRDGELVSLVYALPAAISADPMEKKPLYHFLPGTRTFSLGTMGCNLSCSFCQNATLSQSPRLGMAITGHSMGPEALVAAALDSGCRSLSYTYSEPTIFFELVEDTARLARTRGLRNILVTNGFMSPDCLDALGPADSGPVQAANVDLKAFTEAFYADQCGARLAPVLENLKHMRALGWWIEVTTLLIPGLNDSTEELAELSGFIARELGTNTPWHISRFHPEYRLLDRAVTPTQSLLAAREAGRRAGLSFVYVGNASGPGYGDTLCPSCGKPVLFRAGFHVSSLSAGPGGAAGPGGALPGGLCPACGAAIPGVWD, from the coding sequence ATGCCGCGTGTTGCGCATCCCGCCCGACTGTGGAAGCCGCTCAAGGCGGGCGTGGTCCAGTGCCGCCTGTGCAGCCATTTTTGCGCCATCAAGCCCGGCGGCCGCGGCCTGTGCGCCGTACGCGAGAACCGCGATGGCGAGCTGGTGAGCCTGGTCTACGCCCTGCCTGCGGCCATCAGCGCCGATCCCATGGAGAAGAAGCCCCTTTACCATTTCCTGCCCGGCACGCGCACCTTTTCCCTGGGCACCATGGGCTGCAACCTGTCCTGCTCCTTCTGCCAGAACGCCACCCTGTCCCAGTCGCCGCGCCTGGGCATGGCCATCACGGGCCACAGCATGGGACCGGAGGCCCTTGTGGCCGCCGCGCTGGATTCCGGCTGCCGCAGCCTTTCCTACACCTATTCCGAGCCCACGATCTTTTTCGAGCTGGTGGAGGACACGGCCCGGCTTGCGCGCACGCGCGGCCTCAGGAACATCCTCGTGACCAACGGCTTCATGAGCCCGGACTGCCTGGACGCCCTTGGCCCGGCGGACAGCGGACCCGTGCAGGCGGCCAATGTGGACCTCAAGGCCTTCACCGAGGCGTTTTACGCGGACCAGTGCGGCGCGCGTCTGGCTCCGGTGCTGGAGAACCTGAAGCACATGCGGGCCTTGGGCTGGTGGATCGAGGTCACCACCCTGCTCATCCCCGGCCTCAATGACTCCACGGAGGAACTGGCGGAGCTGTCCGGCTTCATCGCCCGCGAATTGGGGACAAACACGCCCTGGCACATTTCCCGCTTCCACCCGGAGTATCGTCTGCTGGACCGAGCGGTGACGCCAACGCAGAGCCTGCTGGCCGCGCGCGAGGCCGGACGCCGGGCCGGGCTGTCCTTTGTCTACGTCGGCAACGCCTCCGGGCCGGGCTACGGCGACACCCTGTGCCCGTCCTGCGGCAAACCCGTGCTCTTCCGCGCGGGCTTCCACGTGTCGTCCCTTTCGGCCGGGCCTGGCGGGGCGGCCGGGCCTGGCGGGGCGCTGCCCGGCGGCCTGTGCCCGGCCTGCGGCGCGGCCATTCCCGGGGTCTGGGACTGA
- a CDS encoding amino acid ABC transporter ATP-binding protein, which translates to MSTKNDAERPILEAQNLFKTLGGNRVLDAVSLAIGRGRVKVLIGPSGAGKSTLLQCLNFLMPPDSGHILLEGREVDKRSKRELCAFRQQVGMIFQDFNLFDHLSALENVRVALMKVKGMGKLEATERAVAELGRVGLGDKAQLYPANLSGGQKQRVAIARALAMDPKVMLLDEPTSALDPELIGEVLSVIRDLAQGGMTMIMATHQISFSASLADEFMFMEKGRVVEQGSPAELLGKGSGSRTQAFCAKISELTGETGEAGECGL; encoded by the coding sequence ATGTCCACCAAGAACGACGCCGAGCGCCCGATCCTTGAGGCGCAGAACCTGTTCAAGACCCTTGGGGGCAACCGCGTCCTCGACGCCGTGAGCCTGGCCATAGGCCGGGGCAGGGTCAAGGTGCTCATCGGGCCTTCGGGCGCGGGCAAGAGCACCCTGCTGCAATGCCTCAACTTCCTCATGCCGCCAGATTCCGGCCACATCCTGCTTGAGGGCCGCGAGGTGGACAAGAGAAGCAAGCGGGAACTGTGCGCCTTCCGCCAGCAGGTGGGCATGATCTTTCAGGACTTCAACCTTTTCGACCACTTGAGCGCCCTGGAGAACGTGCGCGTGGCCCTGATGAAGGTGAAGGGCATGGGCAAGCTGGAGGCCACGGAGCGCGCCGTGGCCGAGCTTGGGCGCGTGGGCCTGGGGGACAAGGCCCAGTTGTACCCGGCCAACCTTTCCGGCGGGCAGAAGCAGCGCGTGGCCATTGCCCGGGCGCTGGCCATGGACCCCAAGGTCATGCTGCTGGACGAGCCCACCAGCGCGCTTGATCCCGAACTCATCGGCGAGGTGCTTTCCGTCATCCGCGACCTGGCCCAAGGCGGCATGACCATGATCATGGCCACGCACCAGATCAGCTTTTCCGCCAGCCTGGCCGACGAGTTCATGTTCATGGAAAAGGGCCGCGTGGTGGAGCAGGGCTCCCCGGCCGAGCTTCTGGGCAAGGGCTCCGGATCGCGCACCCAGGCCTTCTGCGCCAAGATCAGCGAGCTTACCGGCGAGACCGGGGAAGCCGGAGAGTGCGGCCTGTGA